The genome window CCATCATCCAAAGCGTTAAATCAAGCGCATGTGTTCCAATATCAATAAGAGGTCCGCCGCCCTGCGCTTCTTCATCTAAAAACACACCCCATGTTGGGACAGCACGACGACGAATCGCTTTTGCTTTTGCATAATAGATATCACCTAATTCGCCATTCTCGCAAACTTGGTGCAAGTAATCCGAGTCTTTGCGAAATCTATTTTGGTACCCAATTGTTAGTTTTTTGCCTGTACGCTCTGCAGCTTCAATCATACTTTTCGCTTCTGCTGTTGTTTTCGCCATTGGTTTTTCACACATAACGTGTTTTCCGGCTTCCATTGCTGCGATAGAAATCTCCGCATGAGAAATATTTGGTGTACACACATGGATGACATCGATGGATTTATCTTGGAGTAATTCTACATAGTTTGTGTATACGCTTGCATTTTCGCCACCAAATTCTTTTGCTGCTGCTTCGGCTTTTTCTAAAACGATATCGCAAAAAGCAACCATTTCTGCTTTCTCAGCTTTTAATAAACTTGGCATATGCTTCCCGTTTGCAATGCCTCCACAACCAATAATTCCAACTTTTAATGTCATAATAAAAAACCTCCAATAGTTTTGATAGTTACATCATACAAAACTACTCGAGGTAAATCTTCCTATTTTATTGCTTAATTATTCCCGTATATTGTCTTTCTGTATTTTAATGGCGCGACTCCCATTGCTCGTTTGAAGGCATGATGAAAAGTTTTTACACTACTAAAGCCAGCTAGTTCAGCCACTTCTGTTACAGGGAACGCCTCATTTAACAACATCCATTTTGCTTTGTTCAGCCGGTAATCATTTAAAAAAGTCACAAACGTCATTCCGGTATTTCGCTTGAAAAATTTCGTGAAATAGTATGTGCTAAAACCAGTGTAGTTCGCGACTTCTTGTAAGCTGACAGGTTCTTGATAATGTTTCTCGACATAGGAAAAAATTTGATCTAATTTATGTAGTGTTTCTTGAGATTTTAAGACTGCATCTTCTGAAATCACACTATCAGGTTGAGTTTTTATTTGAGGGATTTCCCGGTATATCAAGCCGATAATCGCCAGTAGGTCTGCTTTTAGAATATAATGCTTTCCAGGTTTTTCCCCGCTTGACTCAGAATGGATATTCATAATTAAAGATTGCATTTTAGCAACCGTTTCTTCTGGCCATTCCCTGCTCAAATGTGCCATTTCTGTAAGCATTTCGCGTAATGTTTGCATTTTGTCATCCATTTGCATTTCTTCTTGAAATAAACTTAAATCAAATTGGATAACGATACGTTCACTACTCGGCGAAGCTAAAAAATAATGCACATCTCCGCCATTTATTACTTGAATCTCTCCTTCTTTTAATTGAATTGGCATATCATTAATGCCAAGATTAAGGCTGCCTTTTAGCGCATAAATAATTTCAATCTCTTTATGCCAATGTGGATAAACAAGAACTTCTCCTTCATTAACAAACGAACGAAAAGGGAAAGCTTTATTTAATTCTGGAATTTCCAAGTATTCACTCATAGCGGAACTCCTTTTTTTCTTTCATTTTAGCATAAAAAAGAAGACAGCCGTTAAACTATCTTCATAAGATTATAAAATTAATGATTCATAGGGAATTTCATTAAAAAGTTTTTCTACATTTATAACAACAGGTATTTTAGTATTTAGTAAGTAACCTTCTTTTTTTAGTTCACTAAGAGTTAAGCTAAGATACTCTCTTGTAATCCCCATGAATTTAGATAAAAATGTAGTAGATAATTCTTGCGGGATTTGAATGTTATCTCCATTGGAAATACCGTATTCATAACCAATTGCAGCAATTAAATGTTTTACGCGGTCTTTCACCTTAAGCGTATTAAGCAGACATCGACGTTGCAGTATCATAATTTCTTTTTTCGCTTGATAAAGCATAAATTCTTCTATACTAACATGTTTTTCAACCATAAAAATGAAAAAATCTCTATCTACTGCCGTGATGACACTAGAACTTGGCGAGAGTAATTGAGCACCGATATTGCGTTTTAAATCTGAAGACATAAAAGATGAAAAATTACATACATCCCCATGTTTTAGCAATTGGTCGTACCCAATATAGTCATCTATTTGTGTTCCTTTCATAACAATACCTTTTTCAACAAAATAGATACCTGTTACAAAATCTACATCAAAAAGTTCATTTTTAGAAAGTTTAATACTCATACTATGTTTAGCAAAATCTCCAGACTTCTTACAAAAATGAAGTGGATTGGTCAAAATTTCATGTTGTCGTTTTTCTAATGTGTTCATTGCGAACTCCTCCTCTAAAGTATAATATCACACAATGAAAACACCCCAGAGAAGGAATACGCTGAATAAAATAACGTTACAATCATTAAAAAAGAAATTTTTCACTATTTGTTCATTAAAACTAACTTTTTTTATGCCAAAAACATCTAAATAAGTACTTTTTGTGACATTTTTTCTCTGCTTTTTTTAGATAATATTTTAACTTTTCCACCTTTTTTAACGTAAAAATCAATATATATTAAGTTTTGTTCTTTAAAGTGTGTCTATTTTCTTAATGACCCACGGTTTGTGACTATCGTCGAGAATTCCTTCTTTTCGTAGTTTCAGTACAATAATATTCGTATATTCTCGAGTAGTATTCGCATATTGGGCTAAAATAGAATTATTGATTTCATCAGGCAAAATGAATTCTTTATCCTTCGTTACTCTTCCCATATAAAGCCCAATCTCTTTTAAGCATGCTCTAATACGAAGTTCTTTCTTCATAAAATTACGTTTACTAGCTTTAAAATAAACTTTTCTTGTATAAAGTAAGTTAGATAATAGATATTTCGCTTTTTGACCTGATTCGTCCAAAACACGTTCCACAAAATCAGGATCAAGTACCCAACAATGAACTTCTGTCAGGCTGCGCAGTACAGACTCTTCTGGTTCTTCCTTAATAATAGGAATTAAATTAATTGCTATTTCGCCACCTACAAAGCTAATAATCCCTGAATCTCCGTATTCATTTTGAAGGCAATAAGAGAAGTATCCACTTTCTACTAAATAGATCTTGAAACCTTTCGAATTATTCATTTTAATTTCTTTACCTCTAGGAATAATTTCTTGATAACAATAATCATGAAAGGTGTAATCTTTTTTTAGTAATTGTAGTAGTGCTTTTGGCGTTGTTTCTTTAAAAATTTCCTCATCTGAATGCATTTTCCAACATCCTTTCCATTTGATTACAAAAAAACTGCAGAATAAATGCTTCTGCAAGTTCTTTTTTAGTTAAAGTATGGGTTTGTCTTCTTTTCATGACCGATGGTAGTTACATCACCATGACCTGAATAGGCTGGGAAATCATCTGGAAGTACAAACAGTTGTGTTTTAATACTGTTTATTAACATATCAAAATCTCCTGTATATAAATCTGTACGGCCGATACTACCTTTAAACAAAGCGTCTCCAACTACGACAAATTCGTCGAAAATAAAACTAACGCTTCCGATAGAATGCCCTGGTGTCGGTACTACTTTAAAACGAAAACCTTCTATATTATATTCACCTAACGTAAATTCATTTTCTGCAGGTTGCGCTATGATTGCTTTACCAGCTATGTGCGCAGATAAATTTAATTCTGGATTGGATAGCCATTCTTGCTCTAATGGGCTAACATATACTGGAATATTATATGTTTTGCGGATCTCTTCTAAAGCACCAATATGATCATAGTGACAATGAGTTAATAAAACTGCCACTGGTTTTACTTCGAGTTTTGCAATTTCCGCTTCAATTTTACTTGCTTCATCGCCTGGGTCAACAATTAATGCTACATTATCTTGATAAATGATATAACAATTTTCTTGGATTATTCCTGTCATGATTCGTTTGATTTTTGTCATTTCACTTCCGCCTTTCTTCACATTCACCATTATACCTAAAATACTACCTTACTTCCATCAATATTCCTTGTTTGTATTCACTTCCGAGATATACTACAATGAAGAAAGAAGTTTAAAAGGAGGAATAAAAATGACTGCAAAAATGTTACATACATGTATCCGCGTAAAAAACCTAACAGAATCAATTACTTTTTATGAAAAAGCATTAGGACTTAAAGAAGTTCGCCGCAAGGACTTCCCGGATTTCGAATTTACGTTAGTTTATATGGCGTTTGAAGAAGGCGGTTTTGAACTAGAATTAACGTACAACTACGACCAAAAAGAAGCCTACGATTTAGGAAATGGTTACGGTCACTTAGCGGTTGGTGTTCCGGACGTACGTGCTTTATTAAAAGAACACCAAGAAGCTGGTTTTACTGTGACAGATTTAAAAGGACTACCTGGCGAAGACCCATTCTATTATTTCTTAACAGATCCAGATGGTTATAAAACAGAAATCATTCAAGATGGCGCTTTATAAGTAGAAGAAGGACTGGAGAAGCTTAATGGGAAAATATTTTGTTATAATTTTGATCGCACTAGCAATTAATGGAATCAGTATTTTATTCCATAATGATATAGCAAGCCTTATCGCTGTCATCATTACAGCTGTACTACTTATTTATTTGATGGTGGACTTAACAAAAATGTATCGACGTAAATAGAAAAAGAGTCAGCAAAATCCACAGGATTCTGCTGACTCTTTTTATTATTGAATCACTAAATTGCTTGCAACTTGTTTAGATTCTTTCATAAGATTTTCGATAATATCACTAGTGGAACGAATTTCAGTTAACATACCACAAATTTGTCCAGCCATAACAGAACCATTCTCAACGTCACCTTCATGGACTGCTTTTCTAAGAGAGCCAAGTGTTAATTCCTCTAATTTGTCTCTGGAGGCATTTTCGTTTTCTAGTTCTACATATTTTTGAATCATTGGGTTTTTAATACTTCTAACTGGCGCACCATTGCGACGACCTGTTACAGTCGTGCTTGTATCCGTTGCGTCAAGTACCGCTTGTTTAAAGCTAGCTGGAACCGGACATTCCTCAGCAACAAGGAAAAGTGTGCCGATTTGGACACCACTTGCGCCTAATGCATAAACAGCTGCCATTCCGTGACCATCGGCAATTCCCCCTGCTGCAATGACAGGAATGTTCACTGCTGAAACGACTTGACGAACTAGTGCCATCGTTGTTGTTTCACCAACATGTCCCCCTGCTTCTGTACCTTCTGCAACAACTGCATCGACACCGATTTCTTCCATTTTTTGTGCAATTTTTACAGATGGGATAACTGCGATAACTTTAATTCCAGCTGCTTTAAATTTTTCCATAAATGGTTTAGGCGTTCCTGCCCCAGTTGTAACAACGCGCACATCTTCTTCAATAATGACATCGACAAGTTCTGGGCAATTTGGCATCATCAGCATGATATTTACAGCGAAAGGTTTCGTTGTTTTTTCTTTACAAAGACGAATTTGTTCTCGTAATGTGTCTGCTGACATTCCACCAGACGCGATAATTCCTAGCCCACCTGCATTTGATACCGCGGAAGCTAATTCATATGTGGCAATTTGTGCCATTGCCCCTTGTAAAATCGGATATTTGATTTGTAGCATTTCAGTTAAACTCATTTTCTTTTCTCCTCTCTATTTTTACGCTAATTCTTTAGTTGGTTGTTTTTTCTCACGTAATTTATAAACAATATTAATACAAAGTCCTACAGCAGCAAGTGCGATAGCTATATAGAAAGCTTGTGTGAAGTCGCCACCGTTTTGACCGGCGATTTGCGCTGCCATTTTTGGTGCAAAAAAGGCTGCTGTGGAATAACCAATGAAGACGATTCCGTAGTTGACGCCTTGATTTTTCGGACCGTAATTTTCCATAACGATGGACGGGAAAACGCCCATTGTTCCACCAAAGCAAAGCCCCAGCCCAATAATCCCGATAACAAATCCAACAACAGATTGAAGTGTTGCAAGTGCTAGTAAAGATAAAGCAATTACTGTATAAATAATCATTAATGTATTTGATCTACCTAGACGGTCAGATACAGCGCCCCAAACTACTCGACCTAAACAGTTGCTTAGTGAATAAATACTAACGTAAGCAGCAGCCGATGCAGCCGTTAAGCCAAACATATTTTGACCAATTAAGGATGCATTAGAAGCAATCATCAGACCTGAGAATGCGCCAATACCTAACATTAAAAGAATCAGGTAAAAAGTAACTGTTCGAACCATTCCCGTCCAAGGTACATTTACCATACCCGCTCCATTTCCAGCAGGTGGTGTCCAGCCTTTTGGTGCATAGCCAGCTGGTGCGACACGAATAAGGAAACTGCATCCAATGACAACTGCGATATAAACGGCCCCCATAATTTTAAATGCTGTCATTACGTTATACGTTTCAATTAAGTAGTTAGCAATCGGTGCAGCAATAATTGTCGCTCCGCCCATTCCAGCTGTAATAAGTCCTGAAGCAAGTCCACGTTTATCTGGGAAAAGTCGAATTGTGTTGCTAAGACATCCTGAATATGCAAAACCTTGTCCAAGCCCAGCAAGGACACCATAAGATAAGTAAAGCATTGTAGTGGAGGTAGCAAATCCTGTTAACGCAAAACCAAGCCCGAATAGTATACCTCCAATTAAAATCGCCCATTTTGCTTTCCCTTTATCCGTTAAAATCCCACCTAAAATAGTTGGAATCGGTCCAATCGCCGCATTAATTGTAAATGCCATCATAACTTGCGGGATTGTCCAGCCATGAGCGGCACTTAACGGTCCAGCAAATACACTAAATGCATATACTGCCCCCGTACAAAGTAGAACACCAACAGAACCAATTAAGACTCCCCAACGGTTTATTTCTTTTGTCATATAGATACTCCCTCTCGCGTTTGTTTTTCAATAATAGCTTTTAAGCCGCCCCATTCTTCGCTAAACATACCGCCATCCATTACTTTTAAATCGCTCGCAATAATGGGTTCGAATTCCATTTGTCCAAGAATATCCTTTTCTAAATCTACTCCTGGCGCGATTTCTGTTAGAACCATTTTGCCATTTTCTAAGCGAAATACAGCACGTTCTGTCACATAGAGGATTGTTTGATTGGTCGTAGAAGCATATTCGCCACTAAATGTGATTTGTTGAACTTGTTTGATAAACTTTTTAGCTTTTCCTTCTTGTAAAATCTCTAGTTTGCCGTCAGCTACCCGCGTCTTTAAACCACCTGCTGTAAATGTTCCGGCAAAAATTAATTTTTTCGCTGATTGGGAGATATTAATAAATCCACCGCACCCAGCAACTCTTGAGCCAAACTTGCTGACATTCACATTACCGGATTCGTCGGTTTGCGCCAAACCAAGTACGGATAAATCGAGTCCGCCACCATCGTAAAAATCGAACTGTGAATGATGGTCGACAATAGCTTCACTGTTATACGCATGACCGAAATCTGCTAACCCTGCTGGCACACCACCAACAGATCCTGCTTCCGTTGTTAGTATTAATTGGTCACTCACGCCTTCTTCCGCTGCAACAGTAGAGACGTTCACTGGAATTCCTACACCTAAATTTAGAATGGTTTGTGGTTCTAGTTCTGCTGCTGAACGACGCGCAATTACTTTACGGTCATCTAACGGAAGTGGCTCAATATCTCCAAGCGGAACTTGAATGTGCCCAGAAAAAGCTGGATTGTACTGTGTATTTTCAGTTTGGAAATGATTTTCTGGTTCTGAAATAATAATATGATCAACTAAAATTCCTGGAACTCTTACATCTTTAGGATTAAGCGATCCTTTTTTCGCAACAGATTCTACTTGTGCGATAACTATTCCACCTGAATTTCGAACTGCCTGTGCGATTGGCAAGACTTCCATATGTAAGCCTTCTTTTTCTAACGTTAAGTTCCCAAATTCATCTGCCACAGTTCCGCGAATGAGCGCAACTTGAATTGGAAAACTTGGATAGAATAGCCATTCTTCGTTGTGGATCGTCAATAGCTCTACTAAGTTATCTTTGGAACTTGCAGACATTTTTGCCCCTTCAATGCGTGGATCTACAAATGTTCCCATGCCAATTTTTGTAATCACTCCTGGCCTCTTAGCAGCAATTTCACGATACAGTTGTGTAATAACACCTTGTGGCAGATTGTATGCTTCACATTTGTCTTCTTCAATTAATTTCGCCATTTTGGGAGAAGCGATTGCAATTCCACCAATCCAGCGTTTAATCAATCCTTCATGTCCCCAGTGGCTCATTCCTTTTTCCCGACGATCACCAAGCGCACTAGCATGCATAACTGTAAGATTACGCGGAGCCCCTTCTTCTAAAAAACGCTTTTCAACCGCAATAGCCATTTCTTCATTAACACAAGCTAAACCGAAACCACTAAAAGCAACAGTATCGCCATCCTTTAATAATTTTGCTGCTTCACTAGCTTTTATTACTTTTGACAAATTCCTCACTCCTTATTGTTCAATTATTCACATATATTTGTAATGACATGCAGTTCTTTATAAAGCAACTTCCGTGCCAACATGAAAAATGGCTCTATAACACACTTTATAATATAAAACATTATTTATTGTCGCAAAAAAGAGACGTCAAAATGGTTGTTTTTACAAACAGGAGTCGCGAAAACGCAACAAAAAAGGTCTAATCGCAACATCCGATTAGGCCTTCTATTTAATGAAGTGTTTTTAGTTTTCGATATAAAACAGAACGATGAATTCCAAGTGTACTAGCAGCTTTTGTCACATTTCCATTACTTTCTTCGAGCACTCGCAGTATAAAGTGTTTTTCTACATCTTGCAAATAATCTTTCAAATAAAGTGAGTCTTTTTTTGTTTGTTCTTTAAAATGTAAGTCTAGTGCGAAATCATCTGTTTCTGCAACTGTTACTTCTTTATTTCCAGACATAACAACTAATCGCTCAATCTTGTTTCTAAGTTCGCGGACATTTCCTGGCCAATTATGAGAAAGTAATTCTTTCGTTTTATCGCCACTTAACTGAAAATCTTTTTGGTACTTTTGATTAAATTTTTGTATGAATTGACGTGCAAGACCAATAATATCTTGCGGTCGCTCTCTTAGTGCTGGAATGTGAACCGGCACAACATTAATACGATAATATAAATCACGCCTAAATGTTCCTTTTTCAACCATTTCTCCAAGGTTTCGATTTGTCGCTGAAATAAGTCTAAAGCGGCGTTTCGTCTCGGTTGTTGAGCCCAGTCTTCTTACCTCGCCAGTTTCAAGCACTCGGAGCATTTTCGCTTGAAGTTCTAACGGCATTTCAGAAATTTCATCTAAAAACAATGTACCGCCATCAGCTAGCTCAAGCATCCCGGGTTTTTCAATATCCGCACCGGTAAATGAGCCTTTTTCATGTCCGAAAAGCTCAGATTCAAATAGTGCTTTTGGGATTGCGGCACAGTTAATCGAGATAAAAGGCCCAGCAGCTTGTTTACTTTTTTCATGAATATAGCGCGACAAGACTTCTTTACCAGTACCAGACTCCCCGTATAATAAGACTTTACTGTCAAACGGAGCTATCTGGTTGCACACTCGAACTATCTGCTTCATCGCGACGCTCTCTGCTACTATCACAGTTCCATCATTTTCTTTATAATCTTCAAGAAGAAGTGACTCTTTATTGCCAGAAATTGCCTCACCACGCCATGTTTTAAAACTATCTGGTTGCGTTTCATCTGACATCGTAACAACTAAATGCACCGTGCCATCTGGATAGAGAATTGGTGTAGAAGTCGAACGAATACTAAAACCTTTCTTCGTATTGATCACTTTTGTTTTCTTTTGTTTTGTGCGGATTGCTTCTAGTGTGACAGAATCATTGTACACACCGTCTTCCACTAAGTCTCTTACATTACAACGAAGCAATTCTTCGAGCGACATTCCAACTGTAAGCGCAGTGAATTTATTAGAAATTAGAATATTCCCATCTGCATCCGTGACAAAAAGCGTTGTCGGCATATCCTTATTTAATTCGCCAAATGACTGTACTCCCAGCAAGTTATCCATTAAGTCAAACATTAAAAGCTCATCCTTTTGGACTAGTTCCCTAGTTATTTGCTCATCATTACACAATATATTATAACATAAGAAATCTGCCAGAAGTACTCGTTTTTTTGCGACAGACTAATTTCCGTCTGCAATACATACTTGATTTCGCCCAGTTAATTTTGCTTTATATAAAGCCTCATCCGCAGATTTAAATAATCCTTCACTTGTATTAGCGCCATCCTTACTGCTGCTAACCCCCACGGAAATCGTAATTTTCACCACTTGTCCACTTGGTATCATAAAATCGTATTCTTCTGTTTCTCTACGAACTTGTTCAGCAAAAAAATTCCCTTTTTCAATCGGGCAATCTAATAAGACAATGGAAAATTCTTCCCCGCCGTTTCTAAATGCCTCAGAACCGTCTGATGTATTTCGCTTTAAAATAATAGCTAATTGTTTCAAAATAGCATCACCAGCGTCATGACCATATGTATCATTAATATTTTTAAAGTAATCAATATCAATCAACATGAGCGTAACTTGTCTGCTCCCAGCATCCATCACATGATTTATTTTTTCATCAAATTGTCTTACATTCGATAATTTAGTCAAATAATCTAGCGTGGAGTCCTGCTCATATTTTTGGAAAAGTTGCTTTGATTTAATCATGTTGCTCATTAGTCCCGCTGAAACAGCCCCAATAACAAGCGCAATAAGTACGAAAACAGTCATATTTATCCAAAAATGAGACTCCCTAGCTAAAATCAAATGCAGGTTAATAACAACAAAACTACACGCGATGATATTCAAAATAAAAACGCCCCAAATTTTGAATTTCTCTATGCGTTTGCCAAAAATTGCTGTTATTATGCCGATTAACATCATCACAACAGCCGCCATAATAGCTGCGGAATTCACAGATAATAAAAAGCGCGATGCTGAAATGATAATAGCTGATACAATCGCGGGAATCGGCCCACCATAAAAGCCTACCATTATTATTGGAATGTGACGTAAATCGACAATCACATTATTCGAAATTGGAATCCCGAAAACCATCAGCGCAAAACCGAGAAGCCCAGCCCAAATTCCGATTACTATTTTTTTATTTGTTGATAATTCTTTTGTAATTGGTTCTTTATAAACTAAGGAAATAATATAAAAGCCTGCGAGCAATATCGCTGCATTACTTACCAACTGTTCGACCAAAAAGCATCCCCGCCTCTCACTTTGTTACTCAATACCCCAATATGCTCACAACTATTCATACGCACAAAGAAACAACCTCTGCAAAAATAGACGCTGTCCCAAAGCTTTATTCTTCTATTTTCTCAAAAAAAGTCCACAAAAGAAAATGATTTCCATTGTGGACGAAATTTTATTAGTAAGCTGTCCAACCTGCATCGGCTGTGATAACTGTACCATTAACAAAACTAGAGTCATCCGAAGCTAAAAATAGCGCGACTTTGGCAATTTCAGAAGCATCGCCAGCTCGGGGGTTAATCCCCATTCCAATCATGGCACGTTCTTGGCCGAATTCATCCGGCGCATAAATCGTTGTTCCAATGTTTGTATTTACAGCTCCTGGCGCAATTGCATTACAACGAATGTTTTTATTCGCATATTGGAATCCGACATTTTTCGTAAAGCCCACGACCGCATGTTTTGAAGCAGTATAAGCCGCTCCTGCTCTTGAACCAAATAGTCCGCCAGCAGAAGCAATGTTAACAATCACACCTTGTCCTTTTTCTTCAAAGATATGGAGTGCTTCTCGAGTTGCGCGCATGACACCAGTTGTGTTTATCGCAAACACTTTATCCCAAAGTTCATCTGTTAATTCACCAGCTGGTACAAAATTATCCATAATTCCAGCATTGTTGACTAAAATATCTAATGTTCCAAATGCCTCAATAGCTTGGTTAATCATATTTTCAATATCCTCTTGCTTTGTTACATTAGCTGCGACGGCAAGCCCAGTTCCGTGTTCTTTTTCGACTAGTTCGACTGTTTTTTGCGCCGCCTCTAAATTCAAATCTGCCACTACTACTTTTGCGCCTTCTTTAGCAAAAAGAATCGCAATTTGTTGCCCCATTCCAGATGCCGCACCAGTTACTACGGCTACTTTTCCATTTAATTTCCCCATTGTTATTTCCTCCTTCACTTTTGTTCCGCTAGAAAAAGAAATCAATCCCTTTCTATTTTTATTATAATCCCGGTATAAAACGCTTTCAATATGTAAAGAAAGCCTGTTTTGTTGATTAAGCAACACTTTTGCGTTATATGTATAGTAATAAGAAAATTTCTCAAATGGGAGGTTCTAAATCATGGATAGACGGGTTAAAAAAACAAAAAAAGCCTTCAATCAAGCCCTCTTCACACTACTTGACCAAAAAACCTTTCAGCAAATTACGATTACGGATATTGTCACAGAAGCAGATGTGAATCGCGGGACTTTTTATAAACACTATCGTGATAAAGAAGAACTGTTAGATAGCATCATTGAAGAAATTCTGATGGACTTAAAAAGTGCCTATCAAGATCCTTATTTACATACAAGTCATTTTTCTATTCAAACACTTACACCATCAATGATAAAAATATTTGATCATGTGTATCATCATCAAGCCTTTTACCGCCAAGTAATAAAATCGACTATTCGGCCCAGTTTTCAAAATCAGGTTTGTGACGTTATTCGAGAGCTTATATTAGATGATGTTGCGAGTTTCCCTGATAGTTCAGAAGCTAACCTCCAACTACTAGCCACTTATCAAGCGCATGCGATTTTTGGAATGATTGTTTTTTGGGCAGAAGAAGATTTTTCGCATTCGCCAGCATATATGTCGGAGCAATTACTTTATATTATTCATGCTAAAACACAACAAGTGTAATCCTTACATATTTGTTATGTTACTTTCTAGCTTTGTCACTTGAATCGAGGGCGTGAGCTGTTTTCCCTTGTTATAATGAAAGCATATTAGAAAGGTGTGTTGATTATGAATGATCATCGAATTTTAAATGCTTTAAGTTATTTTAGTATCTTGTTTGCACCAATTATTGTCCCGGTGCTTATTTGGATATTTGCTAAATCAGAAGAAGTTTCGCATCATGCTAAAGTTGCTTTATTAACTCATATTATTCCGACTATCGCTGGATTCCTTTGTTTCTCAAGTATTTTTGTTACAGCTACGACAAGTGGCGGCTTACTCGCAAATGTATCACTATTTGTTACTGGTAGTTTGTTTGTATTTACATTAGTTGCTGTTGTCGGACTATTTATTTTTAACATTGTTCGCGGCATTCAAATGTTATGTAAAAAAACAGAAGAAGATATTTGGATTTAATCAAAAAAGTGGCTATCCTTTGTAGGATAGCCACTTTTTTTAATCATTTATTTTTTTTGATTTTCTCAATAAGAATAGTCCCATGAAGCTAGCGAATAATCCAGTAAAGATTATTCCATATGGAGACTCATCTCCTGTTGAAGGAAGACTTGTTTTTACTGTAGGTTTCTTCGCCGGGTCTACCGGTTTAGTTGGTTTTACCGGTGTGACTGGTTTATCTGGATTTACCACGATTGGCGCTTTGTTTTTCTCGTATACAAAGGTTACTTTTTGTTCCGTTTCTTTGAATACGCCCTCTTTGTTCGTAGGTTGTTTTGTTAATTTATAACCTTTGATATCTTTTGCTTTCGTTGCATATTTATCGCCAACGATGCCAGTGTGAATTTCTTTCTCTGCTAATACATTGCCTTTTGTGTCAACAAATTCTGCGATGACTTTTCCGCTCACAACTGTTTTTAGGTTCGTTTTTGTTACTTGCAACGTTTCTTTTTGATCGAAAGTGATTTTCACATCAACAGGAACTGTATCTAATTCATAGCCTGCTGGTGCTTTTGTTTCAATCAATTGATAATC of Listeria monocytogenes contains these proteins:
- a CDS encoding SDR family oxidoreductase; the encoded protein is MGKLNGKVAVVTGAASGMGQQIAILFAKEGAKVVVADLNLEAAQKTVELVEKEHGTGLAVAANVTKQEDIENMINQAIEAFGTLDILVNNAGIMDNFVPAGELTDELWDKVFAINTTGVMRATREALHIFEEKGQGVIVNIASAGGLFGSRAGAAYTASKHAVVGFTKNVGFQYANKNIRCNAIAPGAVNTNIGTTIYAPDEFGQERAMIGMGINPRAGDASEIAKVALFLASDDSSFVNGTVITADAGWTAY
- a CDS encoding acyl CoA:acetate/3-ketoacid CoA transferase — encoded protein: MSKVIKASEAAKLLKDGDTVAFSGFGLACVNEEMAIAVEKRFLEEGAPRNLTVMHASALGDRREKGMSHWGHEGLIKRWIGGIAIASPKMAKLIEEDKCEAYNLPQGVITQLYREIAAKRPGVITKIGMGTFVDPRIEGAKMSASSKDNLVELLTIHNEEWLFYPSFPIQVALIRGTVADEFGNLTLEKEGLHMEVLPIAQAVRNSGGIVIAQVESVAKKGSLNPKDVRVPGILVDHIIISEPENHFQTENTQYNPAFSGHIQVPLGDIEPLPLDDRKVIARRSAAELEPQTILNLGVGIPVNVSTVAAEEGVSDQLILTTEAGSVGGVPAGLADFGHAYNSEAIVDHHSQFDFYDGGGLDLSVLGLAQTDESGNVNVSKFGSRVAGCGGFINISQSAKKLIFAGTFTAGGLKTRVADGKLEILQEGKAKKFIKQVQQITFSGEYASTTNQTILYVTERAVFRLENGKMVLTEIAPGVDLEKDILGQMEFEPIIASDLKVMDGGMFSEEWGGLKAIIEKQTREGVSI
- a CDS encoding OFA family MFS transporter, with amino-acid sequence MTKEINRWGVLIGSVGVLLCTGAVYAFSVFAGPLSAAHGWTIPQVMMAFTINAAIGPIPTILGGILTDKGKAKWAILIGGILFGLGFALTGFATSTTMLYLSYGVLAGLGQGFAYSGCLSNTIRLFPDKRGLASGLITAGMGGATIIAAPIANYLIETYNVMTAFKIMGAVYIAVVIGCSFLIRVAPAGYAPKGWTPPAGNGAGMVNVPWTGMVRTVTFYLILLMLGIGAFSGLMIASNASLIGQNMFGLTAASAAAYVSIYSLSNCLGRVVWGAVSDRLGRSNTLMIIYTVIALSLLALATLQSVVGFVIGIIGLGLCFGGTMGVFPSIVMENYGPKNQGVNYGIVFIGYSTAAFFAPKMAAQIAGQNGGDFTQAFYIAIALAAVGLCINIVYKLREKKQPTKELA
- a CDS encoding sigma-54 interaction domain-containing protein, whose amino-acid sequence is MFDLMDNLLGVQSFGELNKDMPTTLFVTDADGNILISNKFTALTVGMSLEELLRCNVRDLVEDGVYNDSVTLEAIRTKQKKTKVINTKKGFSIRSTSTPILYPDGTVHLVVTMSDETQPDSFKTWRGEAISGNKESLLLEDYKENDGTVIVAESVAMKQIVRVCNQIAPFDSKVLLYGESGTGKEVLSRYIHEKSKQAAGPFISINCAAIPKALFESELFGHEKGSFTGADIEKPGMLELADGGTLFLDEISEMPLELQAKMLRVLETGEVRRLGSTTETKRRFRLISATNRNLGEMVEKGTFRRDLYYRINVVPVHIPALRERPQDIIGLARQFIQKFNQKYQKDFQLSGDKTKELLSHNWPGNVRELRNKIERLVVMSGNKEVTVAETDDFALDLHFKEQTKKDSLYLKDYLQDVEKHFILRVLEESNGNVTKAASTLGIHRSVLYRKLKTLH
- a CDS encoding GGDEF domain-containing protein, with protein sequence MVEQLVSNAAILLAGFYIISLVYKEPITKELSTNKKIVIGIWAGLLGFALMVFGIPISNNVIVDLRHIPIIMVGFYGGPIPAIVSAIIISASRFLLSVNSAAIMAAVVMMLIGIITAIFGKRIEKFKIWGVFILNIIACSFVVINLHLILARESHFWINMTVFVLIALVIGAVSAGLMSNMIKSKQLFQKYEQDSTLDYLTKLSNVRQFDEKINHVMDAGSRQVTLMLIDIDYFKNINDTYGHDAGDAILKQLAIILKRNTSDGSEAFRNGGEEFSIVLLDCPIEKGNFFAEQVRRETEEYDFMIPSGQVVKITISVGVSSSKDGANTSEGLFKSADEALYKAKLTGRNQVCIADGN